The Deltaproteobacteria bacterium genome window below encodes:
- the panB gene encoding 3-methyl-2-oxobutanoate hydroxymethyltransferase: MSDTPEVKYGRPSAAPQLETRKAITVPEIRARKGGEPLTMVTAYDATFARMLDEAGVELLLVGDSLGMVVQGNADTLGVTVDDIVYHTRAVTRGARHCHVVGDMPFLSYQVTPEEAVRNAGRILAQGGAHAVKLEGGAAIAPTIARIVAAGIPVMAHVGLTPQSVHALGGFRVQGREHDDAERIFADAVAVAEAGAYALVLEGIPGELAARITDAIAIPTIGIGAGVHCDGQVLVCYDLLGMTADLRPKFVKRYDDGFDRVVAAARHFCDEVKQRAFPGSEHTFAMRKRPVSITGT, from the coding sequence GTGAGCGATACCCCCGAGGTCAAGTATGGCCGTCCGAGCGCTGCACCGCAGCTCGAGACGCGCAAGGCGATCACGGTGCCCGAGATCCGTGCGCGCAAGGGCGGCGAGCCGCTGACGATGGTCACGGCGTACGACGCGACCTTCGCCCGCATGCTCGACGAGGCCGGTGTGGAGCTGCTGCTGGTCGGCGACTCCCTGGGCATGGTCGTGCAGGGCAACGCCGACACGCTCGGCGTCACCGTCGACGACATCGTCTACCACACGCGCGCCGTCACTCGCGGCGCACGCCACTGTCACGTGGTCGGCGACATGCCGTTCCTCAGCTATCAGGTGACGCCTGAGGAGGCGGTGCGCAACGCCGGGCGCATCCTCGCACAGGGCGGAGCCCACGCCGTGAAGCTCGAGGGCGGTGCCGCGATCGCGCCGACCATCGCGCGCATCGTCGCCGCTGGCATCCCGGTGATGGCCCATGTGGGGCTGACCCCGCAATCGGTCCACGCGCTCGGGGGCTTCCGCGTGCAGGGCCGCGAGCACGACGACGCCGAGCGCATCTTCGCCGACGCGGTCGCGGTCGCGGAGGCCGGTGCGTACGCCCTCGTGCTCGAGGGCATCCCGGGCGAGCTCGCCGCGCGCATCACCGACGCGATCGCGATCCCGACCATCGGCATCGGCGCGGGCGTGCACTGCGACGGCCAGGTGCTGGTCTGCTACGACCTGCTGGGCATGACCGCCGATCTCCGGCCGAAGTTCGTCAAGCGCTACGACGACGGCTTCGATCGCGTGGTCGCGGCCGCGCGTCACTTCTGCGACGAGGTGAAGCAGCGCGCGTTCCCGGGCAGCGAGCACACCTTCGCGATGCGCAAGCGCCCAGTGTCGATCACCGGCACGTGA
- a CDS encoding class I SAM-dependent methyltransferase, whose product MSSGAARHDADRIGPTAHYTGYVWQRLHLPYAHHLATTQGAVLYWGFFALGEWTTRVLPGVPSMRGYLAYRHLLIDALLEDLAPDRLIELGAGLTPRTLQWAIDRDVACVDVDLPDMIDTKRRALERLPDSLRRRAMARLTLQPADVLAPDFAATLRALVAGAKRPAIVAEGLVSYFDADARAALMRVVADALADGGDFVVDLHTADAQAQLGRATKVLRGAIKALTRRRHALDPLRDRTALHGALADAGFVGSRILDARDWVRRVPALGRLSSPAHVVHAWRSNGAAPR is encoded by the coding sequence ATGAGCAGCGGCGCAGCGCGGCACGACGCCGACCGCATCGGCCCGACCGCGCACTACACCGGCTACGTGTGGCAGCGCCTGCACCTGCCGTACGCGCATCACCTGGCGACCACCCAGGGGGCGGTGCTCTACTGGGGCTTCTTCGCGCTCGGCGAGTGGACCACGCGGGTGTTGCCGGGGGTACCGAGCATGCGCGGCTACCTGGCCTACCGGCACCTGCTGATCGATGCCCTGCTCGAGGACCTCGCCCCCGACCGGCTGATCGAGCTCGGCGCCGGGCTGACGCCGCGTACGTTGCAGTGGGCGATCGACCGCGACGTCGCGTGCGTCGACGTCGATCTGCCGGACATGATCGACACCAAGCGTCGCGCGCTCGAGCGGCTCCCCGATTCGCTGCGTCGACGTGCGATGGCCCGGCTCACACTACAGCCCGCCGACGTGCTCGCGCCAGACTTCGCCGCGACCTTGCGCGCGCTGGTGGCCGGCGCCAAGCGACCGGCGATCGTCGCCGAAGGGCTGGTCAGCTACTTCGACGCCGACGCGCGAGCTGCCCTCATGCGCGTCGTCGCGGACGCGCTGGCGGACGGCGGCGACTTCGTGGTCGACCTGCACACCGCAGACGCGCAGGCCCAGCTCGGCCGCGCGACCAAGGTCCTGCGCGGGGCGATCAAGGCGCTCACACGGCGGCGGCACGCCCTCGATCCGCTGCGCGATCGCACCGCGCTGCACGGTGCGCTCGCGGACGCGGGCTTCGTCGGCAGCCGCATCCTCGACGCGCGCGACTGGGTCCGCCGCGTGCCTGCGCTGGGGCGGTTGTCGTCGCCCGCCCACGTCGTGCACGCGTGGCGCAGCAACGGCGCCGCGCCGCGTTGA